The following coding sequences lie in one Gemmatimonadota bacterium genomic window:
- a CDS encoding zf-TFIIB domain-containing protein, which yields MQQLTRHLLAELWRLIPPRRSAPKPPCHGCHTPLDRDAPRCEVCGRKNELARPVCDQTLARRQHGRLTLDVCASCRGVWFDHAELRSVVAVGGAQRAPRECGRGRRRGCVVAHALLGT from the coding sequence GTGCAGCAGCTCACGCGGCACCTCCTCGCCGAGCTGTGGCGGCTCATTCCGCCGCGACGATCTGCGCCAAAGCCACCGTGCCACGGATGTCACACCCCGCTCGACCGCGACGCGCCGCGGTGCGAGGTGTGTGGCCGCAAGAACGAGCTGGCCCGTCCGGTGTGCGACCAGACGCTCGCGCGACGGCAGCATGGACGCCTGACGCTCGACGTGTGCGCGAGCTGCCGTGGCGTGTGGTTTGACCACGCCGAGTTGCGGAGTGTGGTCGCTGTCGGCGGAGCTCAGCGTGCCCCGCGGGAGTGTGGCCGGGGCCGTCGCCGGGGATGTGTTGTTGCACACGCTCT